CGGGgtgctagtgcctccggacaccaCCTAGGCATGTAATTCTCAAGAAATTCTTCCTCAGTCAATAATTCACAgaataaattccataataaACGTTattctttctcccaacttggtacacctttataaaaatttcacgttactccaaagcccacgtttaacgcctcaggctataataaaaaaattccacgttactccaaagctCGTGTTTAATGCTACAggctataataaaaaaattccacgttactccaaaactcgcgtttaatgcctcaggctataatataaatggacaaacccgcgtaataacggcTCAAGTCAATAtaacccacgtaataacgccttaggttattatcccgcgtttaacgcctccggataaaataataatcggaaccccgcgtttaacgcctcggggtaaaatatggtggtataaatacaaaccccgcgtaataacccTTCGGGGTAAAATTCCTGCACTCACATCCgattattcctcataaagaccatatactaataataataataatccctcGATCGCTCGACTGATACCACACGGTCTCATAAACTTCTCAATCAATCCATCCAACTCATATGATCTCACAAATTTTCTCTACCAAAAGATCGAGACCATgcaatctttctaatttttcccaaccGCTCAATCGAGACCGCTCGATCTAATTATGCTAAATAAATATttgatcgggaccacgtgattcactcacattgaataaataataaatcgggaccacccgattaaatcataCTAAGCCATTGGCTAATCGGGACCACacaattaatttatgctaccgtaataattaatatacgccatacgatcaaaattatgctaacgtagcaattaatatatatcGTACGATTAAATTAcgctaacgtgcaattaatacgtaccatacgaTCAAAtcacgctaacgtagcaatttatcaAGACCGCACGATTAAAATATCCTAACGTACATTCAATCTCCACCAAATGATTAAAATGTCATAAAGCATTATTAAATCATAGCCGTACGATTAATCCACATAAAGCAAGATGCAATCTAGGTCATCCAATTAAAGCATCATAATCAAGATTCAATCATGGTCATCCAATTCCACTCATGGATcactattcacctcaagaacacaatttttctctctcctctctctctccattttcggcCATGGCATCAAGAGCACAATCCATCCAAATTCTTCACCAAAACTACTCAATCTAAgctccattagcatcctagtttCCTAACCCAAGATTAGAAACTATCTTACCTTAAAAATCTAGCAAATCCTTTgatgaaaagttgagaaaaacTTGAACTAAGCGGCAGTTCCAACGGTGCTCCTCACGGCCAGAGCGGTTCCACGGcgatccggcgactccgagtggTTCAAAGGTGGTAGCTCGGCTTCGGTGATTCAAGGTGAGGCCGGTGATGGTTTGAAGAAAtttcggcggtggtggtggcagCAAGGAGGAAATTCGGCCAAGCtaagggtagagagagagagtagtgacgTGAGAGAAAGCTTCATAAAATTTATGAAGAAGATAGTGGAAATATTGAttataataggttaggatatttttaggGTAGGATATTTTGATCTTGAAAGGCAAGAATGAcaagttggtaatttccccacaattgactagtcaaattcGGCCCCTAGGGGAGgtatttgaccaaaatgccctttgaccaaaatgaagaaatggatattttccaagggtaaatgagtCATTTCCCATTTcgagtcctaattttatttttctgaacaCTTTGGGGTGAACCACGAAGTACCGTACTCCGTATGAGGtaacatccaaaatttaattattggaacccctgaaggtccgacgtctaatttcgaagttcgattcacgatcaatctcgatcaattgaaatttcagcgtatctcaaaccaACGgatggcttttaggagttacgcgtatcgacccgtgattaataccACGTTTAaaaattactcgagccatggcaaccttggttgtcatttaattacgagggtcaatcactagttccgatggacacgattgttagaaaataatttagagatgttcagaacccacacgaggtcaaacggaatcacccgtgatccaagcgtaggatattacccaaatcattccttaacccttctaggatcggcctatattggtccaaaatattccctcgacaattttcatggccaaagaattAGTCCAGGATCAAGCTCTTAGGTCtatgtacttgattttcctagataGCCATTCCCTTTTGGTTAGTCCTCTCAAGAAGGATCAATTATGGgtgagatttagctgaaatacatcaatgagacatttcattcaatCAGAGCTTCGCAAAtgagtcggaatacaggatgtcataAACACGGAGAAAATAGGTGTCCTAAAAGATCAAATTAGAGGAGAGACGATGAATTGACTGAGTTCCAATTTTGGACAAGTCATTGGACCTAGAAGCCACCAGACATGGAACGCACGAGACTTGTGACAAGTCAGTCCACCAGTAGGACAAGCTCCCTCAAGTTGAGAGGTATCGTGAAAGTGACCACCCACTGGGAAAATCATCGTGGATTGTCATTTTCGCACATGAAGCGACATTGGAGCTGACACAAGGTTAGTAGATGTTCAAAGTTCAGGGGTTTCACGTTGTCCTTGCCAATGTAGCTCGGACAGTTCGCACAATTGTCAGTTTGAATTCTGGGAGAGCCGCCCATGGCAGCATTCATAATGTATTCCACTTTTGTACAGCTACACGTTTAACATGGTATGTCAATCTGACCTTAAACTTTGATGTAAGAacttgttttgagaaaaatgaacgTTTGATGGAAGACCTCGATCAGATGTAGTATGACATAGCCTATAAATACCCATCGATAAGGTATCGACACTCCCAGAAAAGCCTCCACCCTCCAGTGTTCTTCATCTATATTTGCTCAGTCACCTACATCAAGAAACCAGCGAAAAAGAAATGTCTCTTCAGATTTCAACAATCCCATCTTCTTCTCCTGTTCAAAAAACAAGCCACGTTGCTGAACGCCGATCAGCAAATTTTCATCCGTCCGTATGGGGggattattttctcaaatatgctTCCGATTCCAACCCAATGGTAACATTTAAGCTATGCTTTTTCTTGGGTTATGTTCGGAAATTTTTTCGTTCATTGTGTTTTCTGAAAACTAAGAACGCAGAACATAACTTTCATGAATCATTGGGCAGCATCCCACAGcatttgataaagaaaaataaaagaagttcCGACTGACTTGAAACTCCATGCATGTGTTGGTCCTTACATAATTCAAAGTCTCTATGTGAACCTTGTGGCAGGCACATATGACTTAACAAATGTAGAAAGAATCTTTTCACTCTTAATAAAACTAGTTTATGATGGAAGAATTTTTAGGTAATTTTAATCATATTTATTGGGGTCAACGGGGTCATAGGCAACATAATGTATTTCTTGCATTATTACtgaattcatgtcattttccaCTAATTATTTTGTGAACATCCAATTTTAAATTGATTGTAGAGTTCTGATGCCAAAGCAAAGGATCGAATTGAGAGATTGAAAGGAGAAGTGAGGAAGATGTTGACAGATGCAATGGCTAAGCCTTCGCAGAAATTGAACTTGATCGATCAAATCCAACGCTTAGGAATTGCCTACCATTTTGAAACTGAGATAGATAAGCAGCTGGAACAAATCCACAGAAGCTATTTCGAATTTCACTGTGGCGATAACAACGATCTGCACACGATCGCTCTTCTCTTTCGATTGTTGAGACAACAAGGTTACACAATTTCAAGTGGTATGTATTGGTCTAATTCTCATCGATCAATTAGTTGGCAAAATTATAATGCAGACACTTGTTGATTGTCCCTTTGATTGATTAGCTTGAACACATAATATCACTAACATGTTAGTTCTCTCTAGTTTCGATTTCTTTATTAGTTAAACTTTCTCTCTAAGATACTCAATCCCGAGTTCTTCAAATATTCTTGCTTCGAAAGGTGAATAGTCCTTTGTTCTAATTCCTCAGTTTAGTACGTCATTTTGCCAATCGTTTCCAGTTGAACATGAATTTTTCATAGTATCACATAATAACATCTTTTCCCACTTTTCTTTTGACCATTCAGAAATCTTTAACAAGTTCAAGGATAGCGAAGGTAATTTCAGCAATTCACTCATCACCGACGTGCAGGGACTACTTAGTCTATTTGAAGCTTGCCATCTTCGGTTTCATGGCGATGATATATTGAATGATGCACTTGCTTTTACTATAACTCACCTCGAATCAGTTGATGAAGGAAAAGCAAACCCTAGTCTCAAAAAACAAGTGAGTCACGCCCTAAACCAGCCAATCCACAAGGGAATACCAAGGCTAGAGGCGAAGCATTACATTCCACTCTACCAAGAGGAGCCTTCGCATAATGAAGTCCTGCTATCTTTAGCTAAACTCGATTTCAACTTATTGCAAGTGCAACACCAGAAGGAACTCGGCAAGCTTACAAGGTTAGCTTCATGATAGCATGTCTGCAGTAGCTAGATGTTCTGAGAACACCAAATCCTCATAGACCGATTCCTGCAATTTCAGTTTATCCTGAACTAAAAATCATTTGTAAAAGTGACAAGGACTCTTAATCTCTTTGGCTCATCTGTCTAAAGTACTTTCTATAATTTCATCAATGATATCTTTGTCTTAAATAGGATTTGTTGGTAAACTATAGGTGGTGGACGGATTTAGACGTAGAAAGGAAGTTCCCATTTGCTAGAGATAGGCTTGTGGAGATGTATCTCTGGATGTCAGGAGTTTATTTCGAGCCGAATTATGAAGCCGCTAGGGAAATACTAATCAAGGTGGTCTGCATACTTTCCATTATCGACGACATCTATGATGTCTATGGCACATTGGAAGAACTGGAACTCTTCACGAAAGCAATAGAAAGGTACCGGTCGTAGACGGATGCTTTTCTCAATTTACCAACTCGATCAACTATTAATTAGGGTCAAGCTTGATACTTGAACTCAGGTGGGACATCGATGCCAAAGATGGATTGCCAGAGTACATGCAAGCATGTCACAAGACAGTTCTTGATTTGTATGATGAAATTGGCTATGAATTGGCTAGAAAAGGACGATCATACCGCCTCTTCTATGCGAAAGAAGCAGTAAGCCATTTGAGATTATATCAATCAAATGCAATTTTCACTCCATCCGCTGGCAACAAAATATTGCGTTTTTGGATAAGGATGAGAGACTGTCCTATATTTAAGTCTAATCAAACACATTATAGTTCGAATATTGATGTAGCTTTATTTTTGAGGATGAATCCTTAGATGAAAAGACAAGTGAGAGCATACTTCACTGAAGCCAAATGGTTCCACCAAAGCCACATACCGATGATGGAGGAGTACATGCCCATTGCATTAGCAACCTCTGCTATGGAATTTGTACTGGTGACGTTGTTGCTGGGAATGGGAGATATCGTAACAGAAGATGCTTTTGACTGGCTGTTACACGGTGACTCTAAGATAGTGAAGGCTGTGAAAGTAGTTGGTCGGCTCATAGATGACATTGCCGGACACAAGGTATATAAAACCTAACCAGTGAACAACACTGATTTATGTAAATTTTGTCTAGTAGATCTTTTCGATagaagaaacaaataattttcatgaaataatgtGTTTACAGTTTGAGCAAGAGAGAGGTCATGCGGCAACCTCAGTGGAGTGTTTCATGAAACAACATGGGGTTACTGAGGAAAAGGCAAAGGAGGAACTCCGTAAACAGGTGGCTGATGCATGGAATGACATTAACGAAGGGCTGCGCCTCCCGACCATCGTTCCCAGGCCACTCCTTGTGCGATTTCTCAATTTTACACGTGCCATGCATGTGGTGTATAAAGATGAGAAAGATCTCTACACTCATGCTGAGACCAAGTTCAAGGAGCATGCGACTTCTCTGTACGTCAACCCATTGCCAATGTGATGGCTTGGAAGAACAAGTTTAATTATCAAGCCCTCGTAGATTGCATTAGACAGTTTTCAAATCTGCTCTTTGTACGATTTGAATTGCGGGTCAACACTTGATCGTTGCTCTTTCCAAGAACGTTATCTTATCCCACTTGTTGTTCTACATGATTGGAGCTATGTAACCTTGGTTTGCAAGTTGATGGTTTTCCATTTGAAATATAATTACGCATCTGTCGATGCAAACCGAATTAAAGGTTCTAgctctaaaaaagtgttttgaCATTAGAGAGGTTGACTCTTGAAAGATGTGGTGTCATGCCCCGATCCTCGAGTACGCAATATCCCTACCAATATGCCTTAGGTCAATAAGAACAACATCTTAGGCACGTCATCGATCCATACATTTTATCTTCTTATTAAGCACATGCAAAAACGTACAACTCTCAAACACCAGTTTAAACAATAGGGATGCAAAGTAGGACATCACAACAATCACATCAATAAAAGTTTATCTCAATTATGGCTATTCGCTAACCGTGGAAAGTATATTTATACACACAGGCCCCAATTCAAGGCTATTTCCTACCACCCTCAAAATATCAGGCCGGGGTTTACGTTATTCCCCAAACTACTCCAATAAAATTCATGTTCACTTCTAATTCTTCACAGCTAAGGGCTTGAAAAGGGGTTAACGataacggggtgagaaataaatctcagcGAGTCAACGCTTAAatccggctagggcgttgattcgctcggagCATTTACCAAGCAATCACAAAGCGTTAAATATATACAGATCAAACACATGCGAACTTACTAGTCTTTAGTCATGCTTAATGCAATGCTCGGCTCGACTCAACTCAACAGTCACAACAGCAATCAACCGACAAGACATGACATCAGCTTGCACACACAAGACACTATGCAAAGTTCAATTATTAATAGGTAAGGCTACTCGACCCAACACATTAGATAGTTGGTACCTAGCATACTAGACAATTGGTGCTCTATTGGCGGGACCGGACATCGTCCCATTACTTTGGCGACGGTGACTACTATGCCAgtgtaattccgatcgacatggTTCAACAAAGCGGACATTCTTGAAAGGAGCGTCGATCCGTCataagctgcgaccggcatccaatTAACTCGACGGCATGGATTGCCGTGCATCTAACAAGTGGTGTGATTTCGATCGACACAGCACGAAATTGTCAGGGAAACCTttatgaccactcaagcacattcAACAACCAGCCAATTCTTATCGTTTGCATTTAGCCGAATGCTTATACGGACACGCTCAAAAACTTGGCCCACgaccattttcatgctcaaatatgcaatttgatccatacatggtcacatgaatgcatagTTTATCAACCAGACTTTGCATCTTATATGGGGTGATCAATTCTCgtatatataatatatactCTATTAGTGCACGCAACAGTCAACCATTAATAACCCAACAATCAATCGAGCAATCAGTAATAATAGTTAACCCAATATAATTAATTACTCTAATTACGGTTAATTAGCCCGATCGCAATTGATTAATCCGATTACGATTAATTAAGCTTGCCTTGCCTAATTAACCTAGCCATTAATAGCTCACTCGGTTCCAATTAATCACTCCCTTGCAATCAAACAATCACAGGtagccttaccaaaaaaaaaaacaatcacggGTAGTCCATCAAATGTAGTCTAACATTGACTAGCCACAGCCCAACTTAACTAATttggtcatttaacctaaccaGGTGTATTAATCTAACCCGACCATAATTACTAACTAATCCACAGTTAATGATAACTAATCTATCTCAAAACGTAATTGACTTCCTAAGCGAGCGTTAGGAGTTAACTCACAACAAATTGACGTTCGATGACGACTCAAGCATGTCGGCAACGACCACGATaactgtcacgccccgactctcgagtgcGCAACATTCTTACTAATTCGCCACGGGTCATGAAGGATAGCGTCTTAGGTACACTATTGACCTATATACTTACGGCGCATGTGGAAACGTGAATTttcccaaacaaacaaaagaaataggGATAGTAAGGTAGGAGATAAACAGAATAGTCAATCGGGCAAAAGACCATTTTCATAATAAGAATAGATGATCCTTAAGCTTACAGAGTTACCAAttacatatacaaccccatgctTCATGGCGGCCCTCTAAGACTCTAAAAAAGATACGGGAgttgggtaaggttaaacccttATCTATTCTCAAAAGACCACTCTATTATGGTCTTCCTCAACGACCAAGCCCTACCCAAAAAGTCCATCTCAACCTACGACCACTAGACATGGCCGTTATCAGAAGAGGATGATAGGACAATCTCTAACGACCGAGACGGTACGACCTTCATGTCGGACTTGGGATCTCTTATCTCCCCGTCGGGAGTATCAAGGTCCATCGGGTCCCAAGTAGGGGCACAAACGGTTGGATTAGGCGGCGCTTCAAACCCACGGAGTGGGCTAAAGAGACTGTCCTCGTCACAAAAATACTAGGCCTTGAAGAGATGTGCGACCGGGTGTGGCATCCCCTCATCGACCCAGAGTGTCCTCACGTGATACTCCTAAACATGCTCCGTGCCTACAACCAAATATGACGTGATATTAAATGACCGGTCAAACGGAACCCCGAATCTAACAGGCCTCTCCATTACTTAGGACCCGAAAGGTTAAGCGACGGGGTGAaaataatctcggtgagtcaacacctaagcccCGGCTAGGGGATTGATTCGCTTAGAGTATTCTACCAAACAATAACAAAAGCATCAAGTATATAaatcaaccacatgcaaaccGACCGGTCTTGAGCcatacataatgcaatgcttgactcaatTCAACAGCTACAACCGACAAACAATtggcaaggcatcacatcacTTTGCATGCACAGCACACCACatgaagtccaattattaacagaTGAGACCACTTGGCCCGGCACACTAGATAGTTGGTGCCTAGCACACTAAATAATTGGTGCTCTATTGGTAGGATCGGGCATCGTCTCTTtacttcggcgacggcgactaCTATGCCGGTGTAATTCCGATCGATACGGCACGACATAGCAGGCATTTCAAAAGGAGTTTCGGTCGGTCACAAGCTCCGACCGACATCCAATCAACCCAACGACACAGATTGACGTGCATCCAACAAGTTGTGTATTCTCAATCGACATGGTACGATCTTGTCGGGGACACTCATTACGTGACCTTtcaagcacatccgacaacAACCAGTCAAATTTTCATCTTTACACTTAGCGGGATGCTCATGTAGACATGATCAAAGACTCGATCtcaggccattttcatgctaaaatatacGGTTTGATTACACACGGGTCGTATGAATGCATAGATTATCCACCAAGCTTTACATCTAAAAACAAAGGACTAATATCTACGACTTTCATCCATAACATCTAACAAGCAAACCAAAGCATCTAGACAAGCAAACGATCGGGGTAATTAGCCAAACATGTTACATTAATTTGACGATAAATACTGATCCATATTTATAAAATCAAACTAACGTGAATCCAATCCATCGGACATTCAATCGTCCACTCGGCTCTACCCTACCGCTCACTCACGATCAAACAACGGAAGTCCACTGCCTAGTTAAATAGTCCAatctaatcaccaattagctACAGACAACCTAGCTAGGCCAAGcgacttaattaatcgtggccatttaaCATAAACCCGGTTTCTATCTAAACCGATCACGATTAAGCTACATAAACACCCTATTAGGCTAATTTCACTAACTAATTACCACTAAGCACAATTAGCGTcctaatcggggtttagggATTTAACTCACCAACTAAAGGCTCGAGACGACTAATTaatcgtgtgtgtgtgtgtgtgtgtgtgtgtgt
This genomic interval from Rhodamnia argentea isolate NSW1041297 chromosome 4, ASM2092103v1, whole genome shotgun sequence contains the following:
- the LOC115736156 gene encoding (-)-germacrene D synthase-like isoform X1, giving the protein MSLQISTIPSSSPVQKTSHVAERRSANFHPSVWGDYFLKYASDSNPMSSDAKAKDRIERLKGEVRKMLTDAMAKPSQKLNLIDQIQRLGIAYHFETEIDKQLEQIHRSYFEFHCGDNNDLHTIALLFRLLRQQGYTISSEIFNKFKDSEGNFSNSLITDVQGLLSLFEACHLRFHGDDILNDALAFTITHLESVDEGKANPSLKKQVSHALNQPIHKGIPRLEAKHYIPLYQEEPSHNEVLLSLAKLDFNLLQVQHQKELGKLTRWWTDLDVERKFPFARDRLVEMYLWMSGVYFEPNYEAAREILIKVVCILSIIDDIYDVYGTLEELELFTKAIERWDIDAKDGLPEYMQACHKTVLDLYDEIGYELARKGRSYRLFYAKEAMKRQVRAYFTEAKWFHQSHIPMMEEYMPIALATSAMEFVLVTLLLGMGDIVTEDAFDWLLHGDSKIVKAVKVVGRLIDDIAGHKFEQERGHAATSVECFMKQHGVTEEKAKEELRKQVADAWNDINEGLRLPTIVPRPLLVRFLNFTRAMHVVYKDEKDLYTHAETKFKEHATSLYVNPLPM
- the LOC115736156 gene encoding (-)-germacrene D synthase-like isoform X5, with protein sequence MSLQISTIPSSSPVQKTSHVAERRSANFHPSVWGDYFLKYASDSNPMSSDAKAKDRIERLKGEVRKMLTDAMAKPSQKLNLIDQIQRLGIAYHFETEIDKQLEQIHRSYFEFHCGDNNDLHTIALLFRLLRQQGYTISSGKANPSLKKQVSHALNQPIHKGIPRLEAKHYIPLYQEEPSHNEVLLSLAKLDFNLLQVQHQKELGKLTRWWTDLDVERKFPFARDRLVEMYLWMSGVYFEPNYEAAREILIKVVCILSIIDDIYDVYGTLEELELFTKAIERWDIDAKDGLPEYMQACHKTVLDLYDEIGYELARKGRSYRLFYAKEAMKRQVRAYFTEAKWFHQSHIPMMEEYMPIALATSAMEFVLVTLLLGMGDIVTEDAFDWLLHGDSKIVKAVKVVGRLIDDIAGHKFEQERGHAATSVECFMKQHGVTEEKAKEELRKQVADAWNDINEGLRLPTIVPRPLLVRFLNFTRAMHVVYKDEKDLYTHAETKFKEHATSLYVNPLPM
- the LOC115736156 gene encoding (-)-germacrene D synthase-like isoform X4, with protein sequence MSLQISAIPSSSAQDASQFAVRRSANFHPGIWGDYFLKYASDSSSMSSDAKAKDRIERLKGEVRKMLTDAMAKPSQKLNLIDQIQRLGIAYHFETEIDKQLEQIHRSYFEFHCGDNNDLHTIALLFRLLRQQGYTISSEIFNKFKDSEGNFSNSLITDVQGLLSLFEACHLRFHGDDILNDALAFTITHLESVDEGKANPSLKKQVSHALNQPIHKGIPRLEAKHYIPLYQEEPSHNEVLLSLAKLDFNLLQVQHQKELGKLTRWWTDLDVERKFPFARDRLVEMYLWMSGVYFEPNYEAAREILIKVVCILSIIDDIYDVYGTLEELELFTKAIERWDIDAKDGLPEYMQACHKTVLDLYDEIGYELARKGRSYRLFYAKEAMKRQVRAYFTEAKWFHQSHIPMMEEYMPIALATSAMEFVLVTLLLGMGDIVTEDAFDWLLHGDSKIVKAVKVVGRLIDDIAGHKFEQERGHAATSVECFMKQHGVTEEKAKEELRKQVADAWNDINEGLRLPTIVPRPLLVRFLNFTRAMHVVYKDEKDLYTHAETKFKEHATSLYVNPLPM